Sequence from the Rutidosis leptorrhynchoides isolate AG116_Rl617_1_P2 chromosome 3, CSIRO_AGI_Rlap_v1, whole genome shotgun sequence genome:
agcctaaaatttatattactcactttcggatcaccgattattttaaaataaattaagttcatattaaacttgtttaatatccatcatcaaacgagtattacaatcttttaatatttatttttagtatactttatttatatatagatatgttttaaataataattattataatatcctatttttattttattattttttttcataaccacaacatataatacttcaaattatatttcgaattattatttatatatacattcacacatatctatttacaattaattgttcgtgaatcgtcgagagcagtcgaaggtcaaatgatattatgaatatagtttacaactttgttactcaacattactgactttgctcattgtgtcgaaatcaaatacaaattaagtttaaatttggtcggaaatttccgggtcgtcacagcaccgctctttcttttcgacttaaggcatcggctactacattttcctTCCCGGGGTGATaatgaagctcacaatcgtaatcattcaaagtttgaatccaccggcgttgtctcatgtttagttgcttttgatcgaagatgtgttggaggcttttgtgatcggtgaagatggtacctttggtcccataaagataatgtctccacattttgagtgcaaatacAACGGTTcctagttcgagatcatgtgttgtgtagttccgttcatggatttttagttgtcgagaggcataagcaatgactttctttcgttgcatcaatacacacccaaaaccatgtttcgaggcatcgcaatatacaacaaaatcatcattgccttcgggaagtgacaagataggggcggtggttagctttgtcttcaagatttgaaacgtggactcttgttcggttgcccaaataaatttctttcccttatgagttaacgcggttagaggacttgcaaccaaagaaaaatccttgatgaatctacgatagcatccgacgagacccaagaattgacgaatgtgagtaggagtagtaggggtctcccatttgctaatggcttcgatttttgcgggattgaccttaataccttgatcgcttacaacatgaccaagaaattgaacttccttcaaccaaaattcacacttggaaaatttggcatagagtcgttcttgtctcaagagttcaagcacatgtcggagatgttgttcgtgatcttcttcgcttttagagtagaccaagatatcatcgatgaatacaataacgaatttgtcaagatacggtttgcacacgcggttcatgaggtccatgaacaccgccggtgcattagttagaccaaatggcatgataAGTAATTCTTAACTACCAAAGTGAGTCCAGaaggcagttttggagacatcttcccccttaacccttagttgatggtaacccgaacggagatcgatttttgaatatacacgggatccttgtagttgatcgaaaagGTCGTCGATGCGTGGGAGAGGATATCGGTTcgtaaccgtcaatttatttagttcacgataatcgatgcacattcgtacggatccatctttcttcttaacgaataaaatcggagcaccccatggtgaatggctaggttggataaaaccacggttaagtagttcttgaatttgactttgcaattcttgcattttggatggatcAAGTCTATACGGTGTacgtgctacgggtgtggctcctggaataagatcgatttggaattctaccggtcgatgaggtggaagacccggcaattcgtcgggaaaaacatcggagaagtcactaacaattggcacatcatcgatatgcttctcatcggtctcgactttcttaacgtgggctagaatcgcgaaacaacctttacgaaggtactttTCAACTTTTATGCACgagacgagattgagtccggtgcaactcttatcgccatagacaatcaagggttcaccattctcgatagaaatttgaatcgctttaagatcacaaagaatgtgagatttcattttggctaaccaatctatagcaatgattacatcaaagctccctagttctataggtatcaagtcaatttcaaactctttacccattaagtttaacgtacacccccgataaaatttgtcggcactcaatagtttcccgttggccacttcaatggtataagtagtatctagtgggagtggtggagtgctaaaataatgagtcaaagtcttggatacaaaactcttatcggcacccgaatcgaataagccagcgacataagaattgttgagaagaaacgtacccatgactagttcattgtcatctcgggtttTCTCGGTATTGatattgaaagctcggccgcgtgcatcggggttagctttcttctttgggcacacattcctataatgacccggttggccacattcataacaaacacccggtcttggtgcatcgggccccttttgagcaacgggggcgGTATTTCTACAATCGTGGGCCAAATTGCCACTTCTTTGGAACTTGATGCAAAACGGccttccacattcacccaaatgatgtttgtggcacttgttgcaatacGGTAAAATtctggcataacctttcttgccgtcggaagtgaaaggctttttggtgaagttgttgttgttgtagttgcttgatggagtggcttcccattttcttttgttgccacccgatttatcctcggccttaggtgccggtactacgatttcatccaccgtttcaatcaattggcggactatctttaaagcttcttgtaggttagcgggtttggatgacattaccccatgtttgatgctcttagggaggccatccatgtaaagttcaacccttagcgactcggggttcacgaggtttgggcacatcaaagatAGCTCGgcgaaccgttgattataagccttgaggtcatttccgaccgcttttaaagttcttagctcttgttcgagcttgcaagtctcttcacgcgggaagtattcgatgatcatattttctttcaaatcggaccaagagagagcgtgggcttcatgggtacccaccgattgtacatacgtgttccaccacgtgagagcgataccggcgaaagtgtgggtggagtatttgaccttgtcttggtcccggcaaccgcttatgctaaaaatggcttccgtttactcaaaccatcgagtgagagcaaccggtcctccggtcccatcgaaagtatgaggtttgcaccccatgaaagctttgtaggagcatccctcgtttgagttaccggctccattgttgttgttgttgttgttgtggttgttgttattgttgttgttgttggaagagtgagaGGCCATGGCCGCatatacggcggtggctatcattcgttgaagagcttgttcgggagtttcatggcgtggtacacggcgaggaggcattgtttctTCAAAAcataagaatatcgttgattagtattcttaataatactaaccgtgatatggaataaggatagagagaaaattttccttgactcgccttaaattctttatgtcataatgtcggaacgtccatatgagtcaccgtaatataatcccggcaattatattactataattaatatatgtgcattcgacattatttcatatagtcaaggtggcgtgtcaatcaaattaaacaacgtgagattaagatggaataagatttggatatgaatagaagagttcgagtataaatgcacaagtagtcaagtaattcctacttcaagtctatatgtcgattgtagtctagactcactaatgtaccctatgactcggggttaacaccaatgaactctaaatccctacaaccaacgatctgtagcgacccggcaaaatcgtcattgacggcgccgtctacttaggtcccgttacgtggtcataagtctttaaaacaacgtttgaccaaaaatatgtcgcattcatttaaaaaGTAGGGatatttcaaggtttacaaagtagttcaacgactagttacattacaacgtttaaagtacaattgaaacatatgcgacacaatttaaagtaagtcaaaagacgcttcacgtatgcatgtatactcgacatccaagcaagtatcaaaaagtatagtgtggaagcatgtatcacctagtattcatggacctgagaaaaatatagaaaatctgtcaatgaaaaacgttggtgaaatcatagacgTATTtgcaaagtatgtttttgaaccacaagatttagtataaagtgaatatcaagcgtatacatcccaaaagatgttatttgtatcacgagcacccaattaccaaagcttaactgaatcttacctctgcataatagtgttagaacctacactatataccgaaaatacgtttcatccatctggatgagggttcgtcaaacccgtatggccacacaacataagttcacactTACACCCTACATGTGTAACTGATAATAATTGgtcttgaggatttttgttctaactcgtatgtatctttgctttcgtatttgtgttcaaagtataaaagtataaatcgtttatgttttctcatcccacgtataagtataaaagagtaaaagtgggactatgatctcaccttgagtgcacgaatgtaattgtacttcacaaagtaaacgtgtgcaagaaagaatgctagtctcgacctaaacaataggttgtatcaatatcggtaagcatgaagttggtcaaagtgttcaattagtcatatggctcgttacgactcgattaatagatagcatgtgaatcacgatgtcaagtttcatgcaagatacaagtataaaagcatgttagaacgattgcataagtattcggttaagtttgaataaaagtcaactttggtcaagtcaaagtcaacgaaaaagtcaacacattcgggtcgggtcccgaactatttttctgaggtttttaatcatatataagcatgttggccaagtttcatgttaatcggaggtgcgtagcatagttagaattaaacgaaaaagtgaaatTTTGGACAGCCGGTTTGGAGCGCCTctccatgtatctgttcagcaatctgggcagtttgaacacttaatgcacgaatccaacttcaaacaaccataactaatgaaccgtaaacattcaaaacacgtatattatattgttggaaaggtaatttaacgaggaatacaactaaacacttttcatcacgtaaaaatatcatttacaataaccaaattctcgtcaagtgatcattaaaagttcattattaaggtttcaagttcacaaaatgcataagatgattcaggaacttaatacacatatataatacgccgtttcgtaagtAATTAAGCAtataatactactaaacacttacaaacaacattgcaaggcttttaatgcatcaaagatcacatttaaggccaccaaaccataactaacaatcataaaatccttaatcatgttaatgaggattttccaagtcaacttacatactaaattgaagctagtgatgctagtaacacatttaatacatgcactattaacatctaacaacatatgatcaactAAAActtaagatcaaacacacccatttcaagtttaagctagttacatcaaaatgacaagaacaagcatacaaatcatatattcatgttagacttgagccatagacactaattaacacttttataagttaaaaacatcaagaacaaaagatttagtgtttttagaaagttatccaaacgAGATGAGATTAGTATGGATTCGAAGATGAAGATgcgaggattctaaatatgtaatatgTTTAAATTGATGCTTGCTAgttcttgaatagatgatgaatctttgtttgaaTGTTTGAGAGCAAAAAGGAGGTGGAAGTATTAAGTGAGTGaaagaatgaatggaggagggagcttgactagttgacctagtcaactagtttggctccttggcaagtttagtccctcatgtttgaatcgggtgcgtgaattacataaacgagatattttaaaacacgtattaacggaagatgttataattatgtaacggactttaaaatagtataacggaaggtaaacgaaaaaaggcgggatgttacagattatATAGTGCACACGAGGAGAGACATGGTTTTAGGGGTATGCTCGGGAGTATAGATTGTATGCACTGAGAGTGGAGGAATTGTCCTGTTGCTTTAAAAGGACAATACACTCGGGGTGATCACAAGAAACCGACCCTTATGCTTGAAGCAGTTGCTTCATATGACTTGTGGATTTGTCATGCTTTTTTTGGGATGTCGGGTTCCAACAATGATATTAACGTTTTGAACCAATCACCTATATTTGATAAACTTAAGAACAAAAATTTTCCATCCGCACCATTTGAGGTAAATGGGCATGAATATAGCAAAGGATATTACCTTGCAGATGGTATATATCCCGATTGGGCAACTTTAGTTAAAGGATATTCATGTCCTACTAAAGAACCAACGATTAAGTTTACTAGATTTCAAGCTAGTTCCCGAAAGGATATAGAGAGGGCATTTGGGGTTCTTCAAGGTCATTTTCATATTATACGCATAGCTTCACGAAGTATGTCAGTTAACAGGATGCGAAGAGTGATGGAATGTTCTCttattacataacatgatactTGAAGATAATGGCTTTGCACTTTCTAAATGGGAAGAAAGATTCACTACCGAAGAAATGGAAAATGGTATGGAACGTATACGGAACAGAGGACGGGATCGAGACATCATCGCAATAGAAATAAGGGATCGAGACATGCACAACCAACTTACCGAGGATTTAGTCGAGCATATCTGGAACCTTCCACCAACTTTTCGCAATGCGAATtagttttttttattaaatatatgtaatcgttaatttatgtatttttaaattCTTATGaaaattaatttatgtatttttttatttaatatgtaatttattttattttgttgtacTTATTTACCATTTTAATTCATTTGAAAAAAATACAAAACTGATGGACCCTACTGAATTTGACACTTCCATTTGACATTTGGGGTTATTGAAGGGTCAAAATCTGACACGTCATGTCACAGACAAATGTACTTTTTGAGCCAAAAAGTACAAATCTGTCTGTGATGTCACAGGCAGGGTTAGAACTAGTCTTAGAGTTGTTTatcgtgtaataataataataataataatgataataatgataataataataatatatcattttACTTTTTAAAGAATGTttcatataataaatataataatatttagtaacaCATATTTAGCATCTTACTTCTGCCTTTGAAAAATAGGTGCATCAAAATACACAATAGGAGGGTCATTTGAGCGTATCTAAATAAATACTATGCTTACACATAGATCTCTACATCGTTACATTCCATTTAGGATTAGGCGTAATTTTCTTTTTAACAGCGATTGAGATCATCCGAGGGGATTAAACCACCCGTTACATATCTCTCGTTATTTGGACCCTACTTTATCTGTAGTATTGTCACACAGATGCCCTCCTAAAAGAGCCACTCGCTGTGTAGTGTTGTCACAGACGATAAGCACGTCGACTGCCTGCTGGCCACATATATTTGAATCTCCTCGTCTACTCTTTTTGATATAGAATATCGCATTTCCTTTCCCGAAAGCCGGTATCTTTATACTCTCATCTCTCTAATTAAAGTCTCTACACTTAGATAAGTGTCTTTTTTGAAGACACTTATTTGGCGGACACTCATGACTCATGTCCTCAAAAATTAAAAGTTAGCTAGTTGATAAAAAGTGAGCCTAAATTGAATTTTTATTTCACTAACGTTACTATGAGGACATGTAGTCGCCGAAATTGTGAGTACAAGTCCTCGTAATTGCGAGGATTTCCATTCTCCCTAAAAGTTCTCTTTCTTGTAGGACAACTTTTTGAGAAGAGTTAATTGACACTAATTTTATTCGATTTAAAGCAATTTTTGGGTTTCTTTTTTTTGCTTGAGTATTCGACTCGGTTTATTAGTCTAGGAGCAACAATCTGGTTTTTAAATTGTTTAAAGTCGTGCATGGTAAACCACATAATAAATTTATATTTGCTGTATAAATTCAAACTCACAATCTTTTTTTCTACTTTAATGGTTAAATTATAATCTTCACTCGATGTCACCCCCGGTTATAAAAGCAAATTTAATTGTCATAATCATATTTGTCAATGTCAATTAATCTATTGACACGTGTATTTCTCATGGTTTTATGCAAATTCTTCTGTCGTACATGTCAATTACTCTATCGACTCGTGTACTTCTTCGAATGAATTAATTAAATCTTATATACTAAAAACCCCATGACAAAAATGTATAGTTTCAATTTATTCCAGTTGTAGTTTTGAGTTTTCGTTCACACTACAATCGATCCCTCAAATTCGACTCAACTTACACAATAGCCCCTCAACTTTACAATTTTTCAGGGGTAGAAATTGTAAACataaaattttattaaaataaaagaaactatttcCCCCCGCATTTATAAcaagccctatcttctcgctcggtgcgagttaaaattttccgataccaccgttcaactcgaaaaagtctcacgaactcagcggaactaactatacgcgaaacggacactttttaaaaaaacgcttaaacacaacgacagcccgtatctttctgttcgccgcaagttaaatttttccgatagcaccgttacactcgaaaaaaatttatgaacaaaacgaaactaactacgttcgaaacggacactttttaaaaaacgcttaagacagcgacatctaaaacggcgcttaagacaTGAGTCGTTTTCCCCActataaatacacaacgctacgttaaatatgaatacacagcCCGAAAGCTCCCGCCGCATCGCGCGagccggatccggactagttaaAGCTATTTGGGTTTGTTAAGAAAACAAAAAGTAGGTCGATTAAATTAAAGAATAACAAATTAAGAAATTGTGTTTAGTAAGTCACTCATGATCCAATCATTGTCTACCACGTGATTAGTAGAAATGAGACACAAAACGACAACCAAACAATCAACACCACGTGTACCATGAATTACAGATTAAGACGCTACGTACGTATACGTAAAAATTTAACGCCTTTATTGgtctacaatgataataataatatgtcaaTGGTACAACTCCTTACGTATAGTTTACAGTGTACACCTATTTTCTTCTACTCCAACCATCAaatagtatattttttttataaattttgtcattttctGTTTTCGTTTtattaacaatttttattattagctTATCACTAATTATCAGTACCACAAAATTTCAGATAGAACCCTAGTACGTATATAATGGAGTATATATATGCCATTGTTTGTACACATTGCGTTTTATGATGATAAACCACTCAAAATGACACATTTAAATTTTGGGTGATAATTATACAGTATCGAGAAAACATGATCATAAACAATCCTAATATTTTACATTTCTAATGTAAAACACAAAGTGGCAATGTATTTAGAAGGAAAATACAATGATTTTCGTGAACATAGTCATCATACAACGAGTAATAACTAAACACGTTGAGACCATGCTAGAAATTTCGTATTACGTCAGGATACGTATTTCCAAAAATGTAAGTGTTAATAAGCATTTAAAATACTCCGTACCTTATAAAAGATAATGATATCCCTTAGATATTTTATTGCAGCTTAATTCACATTGATTATCTAACTCTTGATAAAGACATCAATCTCATCTaaagtttattattatttataattataattataatactaattgagTGAATTATCCAAAGTCTTCAGAGTATGAACGATTATGTAAATTCGCTATATATTTTTTAATGACAATATtaacatcgaatgctctcatttgtcactcacacacgATTAGTAGGAAACTCAATTCGCGACAATTTTGGCAGTACTATTGAAGGTTGGAAAACCTCTAGAGACCTTcacaaatcgcattgatgttggtaATACCATCAGGCTGGAAACTCCATGCTTTGAGTGAGAATCGAACATTGATTGGTAGTACCCCAATCATAGGCGAAACTACATGGGGGCagaggggggcgcccgcccccagtgGATGTTTTTTCAGTGAAAAAATttagatttttcgactttgccgcagtgaaatttttttttgcccc
This genomic interval carries:
- the LOC139900917 gene encoding uncharacterized protein, producing MLEAVASYDLWICHAFFGMSGSNNDINVLNQSPIFDKLKNKNFPSAPFEVNGHEYSKGYYLADGIYPDWATLVKGYSCPTKEPTIKFTRFQASSRKDIERAFGVLQDNGFALSKWEERFTTEEMENGMERIRNRGRDRDIIAIEIRDRDMHNQLTEDLVEHIWNLPPTFRNAN